The genomic region TTATATGACACAAATTGTTGGTACAGGTTTGTTTCTTCAGCTGTGGGAGATGATAAGACCTTTGAACCATTACCTGCTCAGCGTTCTTGCTCCTACAGAATGCGATTAGAGGATGTTGGGCGCTCTCTAAAATGTGAGTGCATTGTGACTGATGTGTTTGGAAGGTCAGCTGAGCCTGCATATGCTGAAACTGGACCAATACTACCAGGTAATTCCATTCCAAGTACATTAACATGACTGCAGGACCATTCCCTTACTTTGTAACATTGTTGTTTCTTAATCCATTAGTCCTCAGGTACTTGGGAATGTTTGGTGGTCACCATCACTCAATAATAAAAGTTTTCTCTTTTCATATCCAGCAAATTGGTGATTCAAATGAAAGAATGCTATGAAATCTATCTATAAAAGAAACATTGGTTCACATCTCCTTTAGATGATTAAGAAGTTTTAGGTGATTTTCGATTACAAAAGAAAGGCTTGCAACCCAATCTTTGTTCAATTGATACAAAATACAATCTGTGGAGAAAAGGTGCACAAAAGTTTTGAACTCGATTTTGTTGCTTCTGGGTTTACAGTTTCTGAATGATATTGTTATTTCCTATATTAGGGATACCCATATTCTTTCAAACTTAATTATTTCTCCCCTTAATTCCGTAGGGATTCCTAGAATTGATAAGCTGGAGATCGAAGGGAGGGGTTTCCACACCAACTTATATGCTGTACGTGGCGTTTATAGTGGAGGGAAAGAAGGAAAAAGTAAAATACAGTGGCTGAGATCAATGGTTGGGAGTCCTGATCTTATCTCTATACCTGGTATGTATTTATACTTTAGAATAATAATAATCCTTCACAGGAATATCCGTTCTGCAATATTTTAATGAAGAAAAAAATTATGTGCAGGGGAGGTAGGGAGAATGTATGAATCCAATGTGGACGATGTAGGATACAGGCTTGTAGCCATTTACACTCCTGTAAGAGAGGATGGAGTGGAGGGGCAACCTGTGTCAGCATCCACAGAGCCGATTACAGTTGGTAATAAAGAATCTCATCTATTATTGCTTTCAGTTCAAATAAGTTGCACATTATTTGAAAGTTAGACAATATTAAAGTCCTATAAATTGTAGAGAACTTGATTAATTGAGATTGAATGATTTTGCAAAAGCTTGTTCTTCAACTAGTATAGGAACTAGCTTAATATACATTATACAGGATTAAAGGCATTCATGACCCATAAACAACTGTTTTGAGCGTTTGTCTCTCTTGCATTTGGGTAGGTAGATTTTCCCTTCATTCTTCTTGTCTGAGATAGATGGCACACAATTTCATGTTCAAATCTCTGAGAACCCATATCCTAAATTATCCATTATCTACATGCAGAGCCTGATGTTCTTAAAGAAGTGAAACAGAAGCTTGATCTCGGATCAGTGAAATTTGAGGTACGAGTATTAATGAACTGTTGAGTGTCTTTGATTATGCATTGTGAAGAGTTAGCTGAAAGTAAAGAAATTTACTTTTACGTCTTTGTAAACCATCCTAAGAACTTTTAAACATATTTCCTACAGGTGTTGTGTGACAAGGACCAATCTACCAAAAAGGTTCTCATTTGATATTCTCTGTCCATGTATTATTGTTTAATTCACTGTAAAATTATATAAAGTTAATGTTGTGGCTCTTTTTATGCTTATTCTTATTGCAGACTACTGCGGTAGGAACTCTTGAGAGAAGAACTCTTGAAGTCAATAGAAAAAGAGTGAAGGTTATAAAGCCCGGTTCCAAGACTTCTTTCCCAACTACTGAAATTCGTGGAACCTATGCACCTCCGTTTCATGTAAGTTTCTGTTACTATACATGCTCCTAGTCCAAAGTCCAAAACTAATGATGCTCAAAACATTAAAGCACTTCTGTAAAATTTGAAATCTAACCACATGGATGATTGTTTAAGTTCTTCACTCCTAGTCAAATGAGAAAGTTCAAATAGACTAGAAATTTAAAGTAGAAGAATGTGCAGGTGGAGCTGTTCCGAAATGACCAGCATCGACTGAGAATTGTAGTCGACAGTGAGAGTGAGGTAGACTTGATGGTGCAGTCCAGGCACCTTAGAGATGTGATTGTGCTTGTGATCAGAGGCTTTGCTCAGAGATTCAATAGTACATCCCTCAATACTCTCCTCAAGATAGAACATAATATGTAAGGAAACCTGTATCAATATAATATGTTCATATATGTCAGTCTCCATGTTTTTGAGTGAGCCAGTAATTGATATCTTTCTCCCCCCTTTTGGTCTCTGTCCCCTATATAATTTTTTTAGTGTGTTACCAAAAAAGAAAAGAAAGAGCAGTTGAGGAGTTGAAAGTGTAGACTGATTGTACATCATTATTGTATCAATGAGAATATCATTAGGTTTGATTGTGCATCCACTTATCTCGACTGTTTTGATAGACAGTCTTTAACTTTGGAGAACTTCATTTCACTGGTAATGTGGAAATGCCTGATCTGTCGACTGTCGTTGATTTAATAATGGAAAGATGACTTGCACAACCATAACTTTGTTAAAGAAAAAAAATTTAAAAACTCTTCAGTTAGCGAATTACTTTAAATGTTAGTACAAATGAATATAACATTCACAGCACTACTAATAACCTGGATGATATCCCTCATAATTCAAATGATAAAAGGAAAACCAAAATACCAAAAGTCTAAATCGATCTGAGTTCTAGAACTGTACAGAAACAGTGAAAGAAAAACTATGATAGCTTCGGTCACTTACAATCTGTCTTACTTTCAGCCTACTTCAGGGGTTTTGTTACTTCCAGCCTCCATGTATGTTTCAGCATTAGCTATACTCTCTGTCTCTTTAGCTGCATCATAGGAAGCATGTAGTGCCACAAATATATAGTAGACAAGCAAAACCAATGTCCAAATACTGAATCTTATGAATGATTCTCCATCAATGGATCCGAGGATGAAGATATTGAATGCGATACTAATCGATGGTAACCAAGGAACCAGTGGCACCCCCCAAAGTTTAGGATTTTTTGCTTGTTTGACGGTCAACTGCAAGCCTAGAGTAGCAAAGAACCATATTGGAACTGTCACTACGTAACCAACCCAACCACCGTTGCTAAGCACCCAATACACTGCAGCTGCAATCGATGCACCTACGATTAATGTCAAGAAACCAACGAGTTTGTTTCTATCTGTTGCTGATGTTTCACCCGTAACGTAGTACCGCCTAACAATCAGTGCTAATGCAACGAGGGAAAATATAAACAGGGTTGATATGGAGAGAAGGTTTGCCAAGACATCAAGGCTTGTGAAGAAAGCAACAAGTGAGTTTGCAACAGTCATGATGATCGTGGCGGTCACGGGGGTACCGGTCTTGGCATTGATCCTTGCAAGGATTGGTGGCGCCATGTGGGTTCTTCCAATGTGAGTGAAGTATCGAGCCTGCCCGAGAAGGTTAGCTAGTAGAACCGTGGACATGCCTTTAAGTGCTCCCAATGCAACAATGAACTTTGCCCAGTTCATACCTGCGGCCTGAAATGCCACACTGAATGATGCATCGGGGTCAATTTGGCTGTAGGGCTGCATCAAACACAATGTTGCTGCAAGACCACAATAAGTCACTATGGTAATCACCATGGAGCCAATGAGCCCTATTGGGATATCTCTACCAGGGTTTTTAGTCTCCTCCCCCAAAGTTGCCACACCATCAAACCCTACATAAGCGAAAAACAGCACAGCCGAAGCTTTCAAGATGCCATGAAGGCCAAATGGAGTAAAGTCTGTTGTGAAATTAGAAGTGTTAGCCTTTGTCAAGCCGGCAACAAGGATGAATACCAAAACCACCAGATGGATGATGGATGTAATCGAATTGAACCTAGACGATGCCTTGATGCTCCAGGCAGCACCAACACAAGCCACAAAGGAGACAAAGACCGCAATTGGATCCAACTGGTTATAGTTCTCAGCTAGGGAATGGGCATAGATCCGAAAATCATTGGGACTATGGTTGCACAATGTAGCAAAATAGGAGGTCCATGACCTTGCCACACTAGCACCTGCTACTATATACTCAAATAGAATGTTCCCTGCAGCAATATAGGCCATGAAGTCACCAAGTTCCACTCTAAGATAGGCAAATGAGCCTCCAGCCACAGGAAGCTCCACCGCAAACTCAGTGTAGCACAAAACTGACAGCAATGCCGAAACTCCGGATATCAAGTAAGAGATTACAACTGCAGGGCCTGCAAGATCCCTAGCCGCCTCACCGGTGAGCACGAAAATGCCTGCCCCCATGACTGCACCAATCCCAAACCAAATGAGATCCCACCAGTTTAGGGTTTTCTTCATCTCATTCTCGCTTCTTGCACGCATTTCTTCTAACTCATGGCGGTCCAATGACCGTGCCAAGAGGCGGTCCTTGAGCCTTGTTTTGATGCTGGCAAGGGCATGCACATAGTTTCCCCAATTCTTGAATGACTCCTCCGGCAAGAAATCTTCTTTGCTGCATATGCAAATTTTATTGACCCCATTGCCACTTCCACCACGACTTCTACCACCGCTACTACTGCCGCTTCCACTGCCATTCTCCATCTTCTTTTGCTGCCCTGAAATTGAATTGATTATTAAAAGCTAATAGACCCTGACAGGAAGATTAGTGAAGGAAAAAAAAGAAAAAAAGAGTAAAACATATTGGAACAAAAGAGAAAGTGCCTCAGTTACTTGGTTTTCAGGGTTCCTCAAACACAATGAAAGAGAGAAATCAGGATCCCAATTGTAAAGTGGAACCCGTCAACGTAGCTGAAAACCAATACTAGACACAATGTCCTTGGATTCTCTTTCAGAAAAAGAATCCATAATATATGAATCTCCAAAAAGAAAACTATTCGATCTATATAAATCTAGATAATTTTAAGAAGCTGTATTCAACATGGAAACTGATCATACGCGTGCATAAGACCAAAATATTCTGATAGAATCGGACTTTTTTTTCTACAAAAACAAAATTAAAAAAAAGAAACAAAGAAAGAAAAACCCGAAGTGCATGCAGCAGTTTCTACCTCAAAGCTAGCTTCAATGTGGAAATCAAACAACCCAATTACACCATTCACAAGCGTGATTAATCCAGAGAGTTAATCGTTGAATCTTGATCTATTTCTAATTAAGGCCAGCAGGGCTCAAACATGTAAGAAAAGAAGCTCAAACAAGTAGAGAGGGGATTAACGCTTGGCACTAAACTGCATATGCCTGCCGTTTGTGCCAAAATCACAGCGTGAAGAAAAGGAAAAATCAGAAAAGAAGTAGGTTCAAGGGAATTGGGGAAACAAATTGAACAGAGAAATAAGGTTTAAATTTTCACAATGAGAATAGAGAACATACCTTAGAGGCAGAGAGCAGACTCAGCAGAGCAAGAAGAGCAGAGAGAAACTGAGGGGATATGAATCGTGTTTATGTATTTGGCTGAGTTATAATTAGGCTGAGCTGGTACAGCGTTTACTGTCCTATTTATTGGTTTATGGACTGATCGACTGGCATATTTAGTTGCATAATATTATGGCCATGCATGATATGGCAATTTTGTCAGAATCTTTTTTTTCTCTTGTTGGTAATCTCAAAATCTTGAATAGGCAAACTCTTGGTGATTGAAATTATTATATATTTTTCCTTTTGTATTTATTTCTTTTAAAGATTAAAAGGAGCATTTTATACAAGATCATGGCACTTCCGAAGTAACAGAGCTAGGGTTTTGTTGGTTGATGTTTATTGGCTGCTTGAATTTGGATCTTCTAAATTTTGTAAAAGAGAACGAAACAAAGAGCTTAACAAGCCAAGCAAACCCTAGCCCTCTTACCAAAAACAAACCAGCAAAAACTAAAGGGAGAGACTACAAAGAGAAGAAAGGTAGAGTTAGAATCTTCATCTGCATCCTCCCAGGGCCGCCGACGAAACTTTCCAGACGAATCTTACTCTCCGGAACTTCCGCCACCGGCACCGATGAGCTCGCTCGTCAAGTACATCGATCACTAACAGGTAAGGATTTCTTATTTGGAATTTTTTCCCTAAACCTATAGTGAATCACTAACATGGGGACTGTAGTTCTTTTGTTTATTTGAAGAAGAAGTCCTACTCAATCAAGGAATTTGGGAAGAAGATGTGTGATGGTCATCTTCCAGATCTAGAGGAGGAATTTGGGAAGAAGATGTGTTAAACAAATTAGGAAAAAGTTGCGGCTTCCCTACGACTTCAATTATCGTCGCTACAAAATCGAGAAGTATCTAACACAAGCCAACGAAACTACCACAGTTGAATGAAAACAAAGCAAGTGAAGTGTGGGATTGACATGGTTGATTGGGCATATTATAGTCACCACTCACCAAGTATATATGTTCTTTGCTCAACTAGTTCATTGCATTTTACTAGTTCTTTGCTCAAATTTTCTTTAAAATTTACTTTACACATTGGCTGAAAAAGAAAATGTAAAAGGAATGTACTTGAACATTTACTAATAGACAAGTTCTTATTTATGAACATTTCTAATTAATCGTCAAAGTAGAAAATATTACACACCAACAAAATACTTCAGACCAAACCAAATAATGAGAAATTATCTTAACTAGCAGGTTCTGTAGAGGCCTTATTGTTATGAGCACCATCCAAACCACAGTCCTTAGTTCCTTCGATCTTCGTCTCATATTTCCCACCCTCGAGCTTCTTAGCTTCAGAGTCCTTTGCTGTGTCATATGAAGCATGCAACCCAAAGAAAATGTAGTAAACCAAGATAATCACAGTCCACGCTGCAAACCTGATAAAAGAATCACCATCAATCGACCCAAGCAAGAAAATGTTGATGCCAATTGAAAGTGCAGGCAACCATGGAACCAATGGCACCCCCCAAAGCTTTGGACTCCTTGCTTGCGGAACAAGAAACCAGATCCCCAAAGTCCCCAAGAACCAAATAGGAGCCGTCGCGCAATACCCTACCCAATCATCGCTAACACCCCAGTAAGCAGAAGTGGCAATTGCACCCCCATATATCATAGAAATGCAAACTATGAGCTTATTCCTGTTTGCATCCGTAGTCACGCCGGTTACATAGTAGCGGCGTACGAGGAGAGCAGTGGCGACTAGGCTGAAGATGAATAGCGTAGAAATGGAGAGAAGGTTAGCAAGAACGTCGAGGCTGGTGAAGAAGGCGATTACAGCTGTGGCTGCGAGCATGACGATTGTGGCATGGACTGGAGTACCTGTCTTGGCATCAACTTGAGCAAACCATGGGGGCAACATGTGTGTTCG from Fragaria vesca subsp. vesca linkage group LG3, FraVesHawaii_1.0, whole genome shotgun sequence harbors:
- the LOC101297129 gene encoding cationic amino acid transporter 1-like, yielding MRARSENEMKKTLNWWDLIWFGIGAVMGAGIFVLTGEAARDLAGPAVVISYLISGVSALLSVLCYTEFAVELPVAGGSFAYLRVELGDFMAYIAAGNILFEYIVAGASVARSWTSYFATLCNHSPNDFRIYAHSLAENYNQLDPIAVFVSFVACVGAAWSIKASSRFNSITSIIHLVVLVFILVAGLTKANTSNFTTDFTPFGLHGILKASAVLFFAYVGFDGVATLGEETKNPGRDIPIGLIGSMVITIVTYCGLAATLCLMQPYSQIDPDASFSVAFQAAGMNWAKFIVALGALKGMSTVLLANLLGQARYFTHIGRTHMAPPILARINAKTGTPVTATIIMTVANSLVAFFTSLDVLANLLSISTLFIFSLVALALIVRRYYVTGETSATDRNKLVGFLTLIVGASIAAAVYWVLSNGGWVGYVVTVPIWFFATLGLQLTVKQAKNPKLWGVPLVPWLPSISIAFNIFILGSIDGESFIRFSIWTLVLLVYYIFVALHASYDAAKETESIANAETYMEAGSNKTPEVG